The genomic window GGATACCATCCACCCTCCTCCCACCACATGACAAGAGGACAATGGTCCGAAATATTCAAGTGTGAAATATAATATGAACCGAAACCGAGTGTCCTGGAAGCATCATACCCCAGAGGCTTCATATAAACTTCCGGCTTCATCATATGATTGACGATTTCCACCCCCTTCTCGAGGAAGAGCTTTTCCACCAGCTTCCTATTCATAGCCCCTGTAAAGTATGCATCGGATTTTGGATGTCCGCTTTTACGCAGTATGGGCACTACTTCATTCCGGACATTGGACCTCATCTTCACGATACGGCTGATGTAGTCGGTGGTTTCTTCATTATAGCCGATTCCTGAAGAAGGCCAATAGCCCTCGTAAACCTTCTTCGCATCATCCAGCCTGTTTTTGAATTCGATGAAATGCCGCAGGTATATTCTTGTGTGCGGCAGAAGCCTTTCCATTTGTGCGGTGATATAGTCCAGATCCCTCGTGTGGACAGCGAAAACGATGATGTCCAACCTCTCTATGGACTGGGAATCATCGAATGTCGCCATCCATCTCCTCAGTCCGTCGACGAACCGTCCACCCGACCAGATTGCTTCATCTATGTAGATGTATGAAGCAGCCTCTCCTTTCCCACATTCAGACATGAAAATGCCGTATGCTTCAGAAAGGGCTTCATCGAACATCTGCAGAATCATCTTCCGGTCCCCTTCCGCCTGTCTTGGATCCATGAACTTAACCGATTCCACGCCATCCGGGAATATATTCGCATCTGATATGATTTCACCTATCATCCGCTTCATTTCCATCCTAGAAAGATATGACCTGCCCAACACATTTGCCAGTTCCTTCAATATGACCTTATGATGTTCCGCAGGAAACTGATCCAGCCACCTTTCAACATGTCCATCGCTGAAGTTTATGTTCCCATAATCGCTGACAGCAGCCAAAAGCGAAGATATCAAATCCCCTGTATCCTTCATCAGCACTCCCCTCCTGAAAGGCTGTACCATATTTCCTACCATCATCTGCCTGTGCCTCGTAATCATATGTAATTGAGCTGTGTCTTCTGCTTTTATGGCCAAAAAAAGCCTGCATATGGATGATGCAGGCCGGTGCGATGGACCCTTCTCCTAATCCCGGAAAGTGGCAGAGCCGGGTCGGAAGGAATTCGAAATCGTTATTTGATGATCAGGACCGGTGTGTTGACACGTTTTGCCACTTTGTGTGTGACATGTCCAAGTACATGTTTGATCTCACGTTTTGAACGCCTGTTGCTCATGACGACAACTTCATAATCGTTTTCATTTATCTCCTTCAGAAGCTCGTTCGTCACACGTCCTTTACTGAAGCGGGTCGTATAGTTCAACCCCCGTTCCTCCAGTTCTTCGAGGAAAGGTTTGAGCTTCTCCTCCTTATCGCGGATGATCTCCTGAAAATGTTTGCCCTGATACTTTACGTTATCCACCATTTCGCTCTCCGGAATGACATTGAAGATCGTGATCTTCGCATCTTCGCTGTTGTCGGTCAGTTTGATCAATTGCTCTGGTACGTTATTGAAGGAATTCCCAAAGTCGTAAGGCAGAAGTATATCCTTGTACATAGTCACACACCCTTCTGTTTTCTTAAGTTTTCTGCCTCTAAAATAACAGATTTCAATAAGTTTATCCAA from Salinicoccus sp. RF5 includes these protein-coding regions:
- a CDS encoding universal stress protein, with the translated sequence MYKDILLPYDFGNSFNNVPEQLIKLTDNSEDAKITIFNVIPESEMVDNVKYQGKHFQEIIRDKEEKLKPFLEELEERGLNYTTRFSKGRVTNELLKEINENDYEVVVMSNRRSKREIKHVLGHVTHKVAKRVNTPVLIIK